One Pirellulales bacterium genomic window carries:
- the obgE gene encoding GTPase ObgE — MFVDRVQIEVQGGRGGKGCVSFRREKFVPRGGPDGGNGGDGGSILIRAETGVNHLAALAHKKHWRGEHGQPGLGSDCHGRAAPDVTIDVPPGTLVIDAATGLVLKDLVHPGESVVAARGGIGGKGNAHFKSANNRAPRDSAPPGQGEQRTLILELKVIADVGLVGKPNAGKSTLLSRLSRARPEIAAYPFTTKHPNLGLVTLDADRSFVMADLPGLIEGASAGVGLGHEFLRHIERAGILVHLVEPEPADGTQPLENYRAIRHELTEYAVELGQRPEIIVISKAELPAAAEVQREFQVALARDDIMLLSAVTGAGLDRLLVRIAAELDQNRTKPQPLPVRIPPHMRVAPAADTPTPHPDLPSPDNSVEQSEPSV, encoded by the coding sequence ATGTTTGTTGATCGCGTTCAAATCGAAGTCCAAGGGGGTCGCGGCGGCAAGGGGTGCGTCAGCTTTCGCCGTGAAAAATTTGTCCCCCGTGGCGGGCCGGATGGGGGGAATGGCGGCGATGGCGGCAGCATCCTGATCCGGGCCGAAACCGGCGTGAATCACTTGGCCGCGCTCGCCCATAAGAAACATTGGCGGGGGGAACATGGCCAGCCGGGACTGGGTTCGGATTGCCATGGCCGGGCCGCGCCGGATGTCACGATTGACGTTCCTCCCGGCACCTTGGTGATCGACGCCGCGACCGGGTTGGTGCTCAAGGATTTGGTGCATCCCGGGGAAAGTGTGGTTGCCGCGCGGGGGGGAATTGGGGGCAAGGGGAACGCCCATTTTAAATCTGCCAACAACCGTGCGCCGCGGGACTCCGCCCCTCCCGGCCAAGGAGAGCAACGGACACTCATTCTCGAACTCAAGGTCATTGCCGACGTCGGTCTGGTCGGCAAACCCAATGCCGGTAAAAGCACGCTCCTCTCGCGGCTGTCGCGCGCCCGGCCCGAGATCGCCGCCTATCCCTTTACCACCAAGCATCCCAACCTGGGCCTGGTCACACTCGACGCTGATCGCTCGTTTGTCATGGCCGACTTGCCCGGACTGATCGAAGGGGCCAGCGCGGGCGTGGGCCTGGGTCATGAATTTTTGCGCCATATCGAGCGGGCGGGAATTTTGGTTCATTTGGTGGAACCGGAGCCAGCGGACGGCACGCAGCCGTTAGAAAACTACCGCGCGATCCGGCATGAACTGACCGAATACGCGGTGGAGTTGGGCCAAAGGCCCGAAATTATCGTAATTTCCAAGGCCGAACTTCCCGCGGCCGCCGAGGTTCAGCGGGAATTTCAGGTGGCATTGGCGCGCGACGATATTATGCTACTCAGTGCGGTCACGGGCGCCGGGCTGGACCGGCTGTTGGTCCGTATTGCTGCCGAACTTGACCAAAATCGAACCAAGCCGCAGCCTCTGCCGGTCCGTATTCCGCCCCATATGCGCGTGGCTCCCGCCGCCGATACACCTACACCTCATCCGGATCTGCCATCTCCTGACAATTCCGTCGAGCAATCGGAACCCTCGGTCTGA
- a CDS encoding FkbM family methyltransferase — protein MQQIAGIFLPDHEAHMPAYLRQTGGAYQSKQLQRALQFVTNWRTAVDIGAHVGTWSKALVQKFQRVIAFEPLPQLRACLEKNVVSDRLQIIPIALGNEHGAVSFSYDEAHSGATHVEPGKAGLIPLGMLDDFRLEEVDFIKIDTEGFELPVLQGAAKTLAANQPVIIVEDKLHGVKHYGQQPYAVIEFLESLGGVILDRIVDDFIMGWPDTPGKVRKTAPREVEQQFAECMARQQTGDLPGMRLGFRKLTREFPRHAESWNMLAICELQLGHIRPAVAAALNAVELLPTEARLQNTLATALWLNGNIADAVDTLKRALQINPELFEAHLNLGEIYEHARDHSSAFACFQQALRIRPNSPQVLIKMGRIHAAHGSTAQASTLFRQALTLDPAQRKAREELQALESRSRAGM, from the coding sequence ATGCAACAAATTGCTGGAATTTTTTTGCCTGATCATGAAGCGCACATGCCCGCGTATCTGCGGCAAACAGGTGGGGCATACCAGTCGAAGCAATTGCAGCGGGCACTGCAGTTTGTGACCAACTGGCGCACGGCCGTGGATATCGGCGCGCATGTGGGGACTTGGAGCAAGGCCCTGGTCCAAAAGTTTCAGCGCGTGATCGCGTTTGAGCCGCTCCCCCAACTGCGCGCTTGCCTGGAAAAAAACGTAGTGAGCGACCGGTTGCAGATCATCCCGATCGCGCTAGGCAACGAGCATGGCGCGGTCAGTTTTTCTTATGACGAGGCGCATTCCGGCGCCACACATGTCGAACCGGGCAAGGCTGGCCTGATCCCCCTGGGCATGCTGGACGATTTTCGGCTGGAGGAAGTCGATTTTATCAAAATCGACACCGAGGGGTTTGAATTGCCGGTGCTGCAGGGAGCCGCCAAAACTTTGGCCGCCAACCAACCGGTGATCATTGTTGAGGACAAGCTGCACGGCGTCAAACATTACGGGCAGCAACCGTACGCCGTGATCGAATTTTTGGAAAGCCTGGGAGGGGTGATTCTCGACCGGATTGTCGACGACTTTATCATGGGCTGGCCAGATACTCCCGGCAAAGTCCGCAAAACAGCCCCGCGCGAGGTGGAGCAGCAATTTGCCGAATGCATGGCCCGCCAGCAGACGGGGGATTTGCCGGGGATGCGTTTGGGCTTTCGCAAGCTGACGCGCGAATTTCCCCGCCATGCCGAATCCTGGAATATGCTAGCCATTTGCGAGTTGCAATTGGGTCATATTCGACCGGCGGTGGCCGCCGCGCTGAACGCCGTCGAGCTGCTCCCCACGGAGGCCCGCTTGCAAAATACACTCGCCACGGCGTTGTGGCTGAATGGAAATATCGCCGACGCGGTCGATACGCTCAAACGCGCGCTGCAGATCAACCCCGAACTGTTTGAGGCGCATTTGAATCTGGGGGAAATATATGAACATGCCCGCGACCATTCCTCGGCGTTCGCGTGCTTTCAGCAAGCGTTGCGGATTCGGCCCAATTCTCCGCAAGTGCTGATCAAAATGGGACGGATTCACGCCGCGCACGGATCAACCGCGCAAGCCAGCACCTTGTTTCGCCAGGCCTTAACCTTGGATCCCGCGCAGCGTAAAGCCCGCGAGGAACTGCAGGCCCTGGAGAGCCGCTCCCGCGCGGGAATGTAG
- a CDS encoding FdhF/YdeP family oxidoreductase, whose translation MRKPNHGGGWQAVWYTWRKAREAGGLWKLWRAMRSKNACKTCALGMGGQQGGMVNEAGHFPEVCKKSLQAMVSDMQGAIGEQFWKTYSIPQLQQFTPRELEVCGRLTQPVLLGPNEQYYRPISWEAAYAKLAEQLRALEPHETFWYFSGRSSNEAAFLLQLFARLYGTNNVNNCSYYCHQASGVGLTQTIGSGAGTVQLEDVEKADLVFVIGGNPPSNHPRLMRTLMTVRRNGGQVIVVNPLIEAGLVNFRVPSDVRSMLFGSEIANLYVQPHIGGDLALLVAVAKRIVELGAIDAAFLSAHCDHWPELQASLAGHAWDDLVRKSGVSREQIDDIAARYARAKNAVFSWTMGITHHVHGVENVRAIANLALLRGMVGRPHAGLLPIRGHSNVQGIGTMGVTPKLRDAVFDRLQNHFAVRLPTSPGLDTMGCMESALAGELKFGFCLGGNLYGSNPDAEFARKSLAKLDLITYVSTTLNTGHAHGLGRETLILPALARDEEPEPTTQESMFSYVRLSDGGPRRHEGPKSEIELVADLAGQVLGNHGGNGPLDWRVLRSAEQIRKAIAKIIPGMEQMEQIGGNKQEFQIPGRTFHTPRFATPNGRAQLHPLTEIPELAGGDSNGKNLLRLMTIRSEGQFNTVVYEDYDIYRGIDRRNVILMHPSDMQRLGLQHAQPALITSDVGQMSGVLAWEFTDIKPGNAAMYYPEANVLVPRKLDPQSKTPAFKNVLVSVEPLVRG comes from the coding sequence ATGCGTAAACCCAATCATGGCGGCGGCTGGCAAGCGGTGTGGTACACCTGGCGCAAAGCGCGCGAGGCGGGTGGCCTGTGGAAGCTGTGGCGCGCCATGCGGTCAAAAAACGCGTGCAAAACCTGCGCGTTGGGCATGGGGGGCCAGCAGGGAGGCATGGTCAACGAAGCGGGGCATTTTCCGGAAGTGTGCAAGAAATCGCTGCAGGCGATGGTCTCGGACATGCAGGGGGCCATTGGCGAGCAATTTTGGAAAACGTACTCCATCCCGCAGTTGCAGCAGTTTACCCCGCGCGAACTGGAGGTCTGCGGCCGACTGACGCAGCCGGTACTGCTGGGGCCAAACGAGCAGTATTACCGGCCCATCAGTTGGGAAGCGGCGTACGCCAAATTGGCGGAACAGCTCCGCGCGCTTGAGCCCCATGAGACCTTTTGGTATTTCAGCGGGCGCAGTTCCAACGAAGCGGCGTTTTTGCTGCAGTTGTTTGCCCGCTTGTATGGGACCAACAACGTCAACAATTGCAGTTACTATTGCCACCAGGCCAGCGGCGTCGGGCTGACCCAGACCATAGGCAGCGGCGCGGGGACGGTGCAGTTGGAAGATGTCGAGAAAGCCGATCTGGTGTTTGTGATCGGGGGAAATCCCCCCAGCAACCACCCGCGGTTGATGCGCACGCTGATGACCGTGCGGCGGAACGGGGGCCAGGTCATTGTGGTCAATCCGCTGATCGAGGCGGGACTGGTGAACTTTCGCGTCCCCAGCGATGTGCGCAGCATGCTCTTTGGCAGCGAAATTGCCAACCTGTATGTGCAGCCACATATTGGCGGAGACCTGGCGCTGCTGGTCGCCGTGGCCAAGCGAATTGTGGAACTGGGCGCGATCGATGCCGCATTTCTTTCCGCGCATTGCGACCATTGGCCCGAATTACAAGCCAGTCTGGCTGGACACGCCTGGGATGATCTCGTCCGCAAAAGCGGGGTCTCCCGCGAGCAAATCGACGATATCGCCGCGCGTTACGCACGTGCAAAAAACGCCGTCTTTAGCTGGACGATGGGGATCACGCACCATGTCCACGGCGTGGAAAATGTCCGCGCCATCGCCAATCTGGCGCTCCTCCGCGGCATGGTGGGACGCCCCCATGCCGGACTCCTGCCGATTCGCGGACATTCCAACGTGCAGGGGATCGGCACCATGGGCGTGACCCCCAAACTACGCGACGCTGTCTTTGACCGATTGCAAAATCACTTTGCCGTTCGCCTGCCAACCTCGCCGGGCCTAGACACGATGGGCTGCATGGAAAGCGCGCTGGCCGGAGAGCTTAAATTTGGTTTTTGCCTGGGGGGAAACCTGTACGGGTCAAATCCGGACGCCGAATTTGCCCGCAAGTCGCTGGCCAAACTGGATCTAATTACGTATGTCAGTACGACGCTGAATACCGGACACGCCCACGGCCTGGGGCGGGAGACCCTTATCCTACCGGCACTCGCCCGCGACGAGGAGCCGGAACCGACCACGCAGGAGTCGATGTTTAGCTATGTGCGGCTGAGCGACGGCGGCCCCCGTCGGCATGAAGGACCCAAAAGCGAAATCGAGTTAGTCGCGGATTTAGCCGGACAAGTGCTGGGAAACCACGGGGGGAATGGGCCGCTCGATTGGCGGGTCTTGCGCAGCGCCGAGCAAATTCGCAAGGCAATCGCTAAAATTATTCCCGGCATGGAACAGATGGAGCAAATTGGCGGGAATAAACAGGAATTTCAGATTCCCGGGCGGACATTTCATACGCCCCGCTTTGCCACGCCCAACGGCCGGGCACAATTGCATCCCTTAACCGAAATCCCGGAATTGGCGGGAGGCGACTCTAACGGAAAAAATCTCTTGCGGCTGATGACCATTCGCAGCGAAGGGCAATTTAACACGGTGGTCTACGAGGACTACGACATTTATCGCGGCATTGACCGGCGGAATGTGATTTTAATGCATCCCAGTGACATGCAGCGTTTGGGATTGCAACACGCGCAACCAGCGCTAATCACCAGTGACGTGGGCCAAATGTCCGGCGTCTTAGCCTGGGAATTTACGGATATCAAGCCGGGCAACGCGGCCATGTATTATCCCGAAGCCAATGTGCTCGTCCCGCGCAAACTAGACCCCCAGTCCAAAACACCCGCCTTCAAAAATGTGCTCGTTAGCGTGGAGCCGTTGGTCAGGGGATAG
- a CDS encoding 6-pyruvoyl tetrahydropterin synthase family protein: MKSPQFSVRLTKEELIFSAAHFITFNGNICERLHGHNYRVAAEVRGPLDENHYVYDFIALKETLKNLIAAWDHHVLLPLHHPRILVRQTDGEVIATFEERRWVFPAEDCVLLPVANTTAELLAAHLAEQLAARLRALDHPLPLTLAIGVDECAGQWAWCEIQL, from the coding sequence ATGAAATCCCCCCAATTTTCGGTCCGTTTGACCAAGGAAGAGCTGATTTTTTCGGCGGCGCATTTTATCACGTTTAACGGCAATATTTGCGAGCGGCTGCATGGCCACAACTACCGCGTGGCGGCGGAAGTTCGCGGCCCCCTGGACGAAAACCACTATGTGTATGACTTTATCGCGCTCAAGGAAACGTTAAAGAACTTGATCGCCGCTTGGGATCATCATGTGCTGCTGCCGCTGCACCACCCACGGATTCTAGTGCGGCAAACCGACGGGGAAGTTATCGCCACGTTTGAAGAGCGGCGGTGGGTGTTTCCGGCGGAGGATTGCGTGCTTTTGCCGGTGGCGAATACAACGGCGGAATTACTTGCGGCGCACTTGGCCGAACAATTGGCCGCGCGATTGCGCGCGCTAGATCATCCGTTGCCGCTAACCCTGGCCATCGGCGTCGACGAATGCGCGGGTCAATGGGCGTGGTGCGAGATTCAACTATGA
- a CDS encoding YihY/virulence factor BrkB family protein — protein sequence MAQQQKPAGIWILIAWLKQSLWPRLWGTVQEWQKDDGGHSAAALAFYTAFSFFPLVLVLLSILGFFLERAQLGRRDAAEYLLNPIQEQVSPQLAQQLDIILDQVKDNAGVNGPVGFIILLFGAVGIFSQIEVVFARIWKEHLPPSDMRWIAILGRVLFNRLKAFLVILGLGLFISITFFSSVLFSTLGVIFHDWPMGNLPWKMAQFAIGVVLNNCFFLFLYRLFSPRFVWLSECWQGSFVASVLWEAGRIALTTYLMQGTYTAYGIVGSFIAVMLWFYYAWSVLFFGAEFAQVSCRMRRQSTGELAGQFYGL from the coding sequence GTGGCACAGCAACAAAAACCCGCCGGAATTTGGATTTTGATCGCTTGGCTCAAACAATCGCTCTGGCCCCGGCTGTGGGGAACCGTCCAGGAATGGCAAAAGGACGACGGCGGCCACAGCGCGGCGGCATTGGCGTTTTATACGGCGTTTTCTTTTTTTCCGCTGGTGCTGGTGCTGCTGTCGATTCTGGGATTTTTTTTGGAACGGGCTCAACTCGGTCGACGGGACGCCGCCGAATATCTGCTAAACCCCATTCAAGAACAGGTCAGTCCCCAATTAGCTCAACAGCTTGACATTATCCTGGACCAGGTCAAGGACAATGCCGGCGTGAACGGCCCGGTCGGCTTTATCATACTGTTATTTGGCGCGGTGGGGATCTTTAGTCAGATCGAAGTCGTGTTTGCCCGCATTTGGAAGGAACACTTGCCCCCTAGCGATATGCGCTGGATCGCCATCCTGGGCAGGGTGTTATTCAATCGGCTCAAGGCCTTTTTGGTCATTCTGGGCCTGGGGCTGTTTATTAGCATTACGTTTTTTAGCAGTGTGCTATTTTCCACATTGGGTGTGATTTTTCACGACTGGCCGATGGGCAATCTGCCGTGGAAGATGGCGCAGTTCGCGATTGGCGTGGTGTTGAATAATTGTTTTTTTCTGTTTTTGTACCGCCTCTTTTCGCCGCGCTTTGTTTGGCTGAGCGAGTGTTGGCAAGGTAGCTTTGTGGCAAGTGTGCTGTGGGAAGCGGGGCGCATTGCCCTAACCACGTATCTGATGCAGGGAACTTACACCGCCTATGGCATCGTGGGTTCGTTTATCGCCGTAATGCTTTGGTTTTATTATGCGTGGAGCGTGCTTTTTTTTGGGGCGGAATTTGCCCAAGTAAGTTGCCGCATGCGGCGGCAATCCACCGGAGAGCTAGCGGGGCAATTTTATGGGCTGTAA